One genomic region from Corallococcus soli encodes:
- a CDS encoding pyridoxal phosphate-dependent decarboxylase family protein: protein MSDLLLRDLSRLSDLLEQARASALEFLTALPERPASVRPAPPTPLGLPDAGLGAEDALALFRRRYEAGLSGSVGPRYLGFVTGGTTPAALMGDWLVSAYDQNVSHGGDSLATSVEREALGLLRSLFGLPEDFEGAFVSGATVANLVALATARQWGMERLGHDVSEEGLWGLPRLAVLGSAPHASVLKALSILGMGRRAVQDVPCLPGRPVMDPKALEARLVALGGAPAIVLASAGEVNTGEFDDLEAVGQLCRRHGAWLHVDGAFGIFAACSPAHAHLLRGLAHADSVAADGHKWLNVPYDSGIVFTRHLEQQERSFRAVAAYLGLGPDLLHRTPENSRRFRALPAWMTLMAYGRDGHRALVERGCALARALGEALAASPHYALLAPVTLNIVCFALRSGDAARRDQLLAALQADGRVHLTPTHYAGRPGLRAAFSNWRTGEADLPIILAALEAAASSV from the coding sequence ATGAGCGACCTCCTCCTCCGTGACCTCTCCCGGCTTTCGGACCTGCTCGAACAGGCCCGCGCGAGCGCCCTCGAGTTCCTCACCGCGTTGCCGGAGCGCCCCGCGAGCGTTCGCCCCGCGCCGCCCACGCCGCTCGGGCTGCCCGACGCGGGCCTTGGCGCCGAGGACGCGCTCGCGCTCTTCCGCCGCCGCTATGAGGCAGGGCTCTCCGGTTCCGTGGGGCCGCGCTACCTGGGCTTCGTCACGGGCGGCACCACGCCCGCGGCCCTCATGGGCGACTGGCTCGTCTCCGCGTACGACCAGAACGTGAGCCATGGTGGCGACTCGCTCGCCACCAGCGTGGAGCGCGAGGCGCTGGGGCTGCTGCGCTCCCTCTTCGGGTTGCCTGAAGACTTCGAGGGGGCCTTCGTGAGCGGCGCGACGGTGGCGAACCTCGTCGCGCTGGCCACCGCGCGGCAGTGGGGGATGGAGCGGCTGGGCCACGACGTGAGCGAGGAGGGGCTGTGGGGGCTGCCGCGGCTCGCGGTGCTGGGCAGCGCGCCTCACGCAAGCGTGCTCAAGGCGCTCTCCATCCTTGGCATGGGACGGCGTGCGGTGCAGGACGTCCCATGCCTCCCGGGCCGGCCCGTCATGGACCCGAAGGCGCTCGAGGCGCGGCTCGTGGCGCTCGGCGGTGCTCCGGCCATCGTGCTCGCGAGCGCGGGGGAGGTGAACACCGGGGAGTTCGACGACCTTGAGGCGGTGGGGCAGCTGTGTCGCCGCCACGGCGCCTGGCTGCATGTGGATGGGGCCTTCGGCATCTTCGCCGCGTGCAGTCCGGCGCATGCGCACCTGCTGCGGGGGCTCGCCCACGCCGACTCGGTCGCGGCCGACGGGCACAAGTGGCTCAACGTCCCCTATGACTCCGGCATCGTCTTCACGCGCCACCTCGAGCAGCAGGAGCGCTCCTTCCGCGCGGTGGCCGCCTACCTGGGGCTGGGGCCTGATCTTCTGCACCGCACGCCGGAGAACTCGCGGCGCTTCCGGGCGCTGCCCGCGTGGATGACGCTCATGGCCTACGGCCGCGACGGGCACCGCGCCCTGGTGGAGCGCGGCTGCGCGCTCGCCCGTGCCCTGGGAGAGGCGCTCGCGGCCTCCCCGCACTATGCGCTGCTCGCCCCGGTGACGCTGAACATCGTCTGCTTCGCGCTGCGCTCGGGGGACGCCGCGCGACGCGACCAGCTCCTCGCGGCGCTGCAGGCCGACGGGCGCGTGCACCTCACCCCCACGCACTACGCCGGCCGCCCCGGCCTGCGCGCGGCCTTCTCCAACTGGCGCACGGGGGAGGCGGACCTCCCCATCATCCTCGCGGCGCTGGAGGCCGCGGCCTCAAGCGTCTAG
- the nrfH gene encoding cytochrome c nitrite reductase small subunit: MLSLQGTALAIVFGTSLGVAVGLGGYTFVYAKGSSYLQDDPAACANCHIMTEQYDGWRKSSHHAVATCNDCHTPPGTLAKYATKASNGFWHSFYFTMGTFPDPIRLRPHNRDVTERACRKCHDTIVEAIEAPAAVDGTPAAPDARTQCLTCHNSVGHPEGSGNPTLVPPHFTQKEQSP; the protein is encoded by the coding sequence GTGCTCTCCCTTCAAGGTACAGCGCTGGCCATCGTGTTCGGCACCTCGCTGGGTGTGGCCGTGGGCCTGGGCGGCTACACCTTCGTCTACGCGAAGGGGTCCAGCTACCTGCAAGACGACCCGGCCGCCTGCGCCAACTGCCACATCATGACGGAGCAGTACGACGGCTGGCGCAAGTCGAGCCACCACGCCGTGGCCACCTGCAACGACTGCCACACGCCCCCCGGCACGCTGGCGAAGTACGCCACCAAGGCGAGCAATGGCTTCTGGCACTCGTTCTACTTCACGATGGGGACCTTCCCGGACCCCATCCGCCTGCGCCCGCACAACCGCGACGTGACCGAGCGTGCTTGCCGCAAGTGCCACGACACCATCGTCGAGGCCATCGAGGCGCCCGCGGCGGTGGACGGTACGCCTGCCGCTCCCGACGCGCGGACGCAGTGCCTCACCTGTCACAACTCCGTGGGACACCCGGAAGGCTCCGGCAACCCCACGCTCGTTCCGCCCCACTTCACGCAGAAGGAGCAGTCACCATGA